Below is a window of Vibrio fortis DNA.
TGCTCCAAGCTCAACCAGTCGTTCATCCCACTCTTTACCCGCAAGACAGAAATCGTCATAGCTGGTATCACCTAGAGCCAGAACCGAGAAGTAGGTATTAGCGAGTTGTGGTGCGTTATCACCACTCATGGTTTCCCAAAGTGTCTCTGCGTTATCTGGGTGTTCTCCTTCACCATAAGTACTGGTGACAATCAGAATACGTGATGACTTAACAAAGACTTGAGCATCGACGTCATCCATATCTTGAACGGTTGCAGTTAAGCCGTACTCTTTGGCTTTTTCTGCTGTGTCGTAGGCAACGCTCTCTGCGTTACCCGTTTGTGAACCATAGAGGATGGTTAGTCCTTTCACTTGAGGTTTAGATTCCGCATGCACAACGGACTCTTCTTTAACCAAAAGGCGTGAATGAAGGCCTGAAAAGAAGCCCGCCAACCAAGTCTTTTGGTCTTCATTAAATGGTATATCTTGTGGCAAATGAGGTACTTTCATTTTTCTTCCTATCTAATACTTCGCCTATCCCTTAGGCGATAATACTCGTCATATTTGAATCTACAGCGTTGTTAACTGCTCACGCTCACCCTAATCACATAACAAAACTATGCTCATAGGGCTGAACGTGCTTGTTGCCTAGCTGTAGACCCAATTATTTTGAGTATGGGCTTCTTGTTCTGCTTGTTCGATCTGCTCGCGGATCACATCGGCGAAGGTATAGCAATAGAGTGTTGCTAAGCGCTGGTTTAGTGGTTCAATCGCTTTCATCTCTTTGCTGATGTCTTGCTCTCTTGCCATGATCCATACGGTTGTACCGCGGCTGTGGGTATCCCATACATCGCGTCTCTCTAACGAAGCTTTGTAGTCTTGAATACGCTTGTTGGCGAGCAGCACTGATAGCTCATCATCACTGTAGTTAGAGACGGCTTCTTTGACGTCTTTCAGTAACTGGTCATAGAGCTTTTTATCTTTAAGCTCAAACATACGCTGGATAGCCTGCGCATCACTTGCACTGTTTTTAGCGAGTTGGTGAGCTCGATGCAGCACGCCACTGTGAGTTAACAAATCACAGATGAGTGGTGTATCCATGTCGCCATATTGTGGGCTCAATCCATTAGCCAGAGCTTTTTGATCACGGTAGGCAAAATGCACTACTTCGATCAGATTATTTGCTTGCCCCTGAATGAGCTCTTCCAGCATCTGCTTACGGGTGTGAGAGGTCAGAATACTCTCTGGGTGTTGACTGTGGAGCAGAGCAAATGGAACCACGAGCGTGAACAGGGTTCGGCTGGTTGGCCAATCGTTGAGGATACGTTGCGCTTTGAGTGAACCAGTAAAACGAACATGTTGCTCTAGGTGCCATTTAAGCGCTTCTTCGTAACCCGGGTTTTGCTCAATCAATGGCACGGTTAGCACTGAATCGGCGCTACAGCTATTTACAAACTGACCATCGATGTCGTATTGGTAAGCAATACCGCCTGACATACCATTGCCGAAGCCTTTACCAAAGCCGCCAAGGTTGATCACTGAGCCGTTAGTCATGTATTCACAACAGAAGTCACCAACGCCTTCTACAACCGCAACTGCACCTGAGTTACGCACGGCAAAACGGTCGCCAGCTTCGCCTTGAACAAAGGCTTGGCCACCCGTTGCGCCAAACAGTGCGAAATTGCCGATAAGGACGTTATTGCCTGCTTTTAGTTTACGTTGGCTTGGTGAACGAACCACAATGTGACCACCACTTGAGCCTTTACCGACACCATCGTTACAGGTACCAGTATGCTCCATGACAAGACCACTGTTATTGAAGGCAGCGTAACTTTGACCGGCACTGCCGTGGCTTTTCACAACGATGGACTCGGCATCAAAGAAGCGACGACCATTGGCAGCCGTGAGTGTTGCAGGGTGTTGTTGTGCCTTGCTTTGGTAGTTCAATGCACGTTCGATGTCGATGGAGAGCTGGCCCCCCGTCGATTTGTTGCGATTGTTGAGCTTACCTGCATCCAGAACAATGTTGCGCTCTTCTTGCTCAAAGTAGTCAGCGAGTAGCTGCTCGATAAGGTTGTCATCTGGCGTGAAATCAGCTTCTAGGTAAACCGGCTTCGCCACCTTAACAAGGTCGACTTCGCGCAGTAGACCCGTGACATTGAGCTTACCCACAATGCTGTGGTGGTTAGCAAGGTGAAGTAGTTCACTCTTACCACGGATAGCTTGCAAGCTGCTGTAACCCAAGCGAGCCAAGATCTCACGAACCTCGTGGGCAACGTTTAAGAAGTATTGAGCAAGGGCTCGTGGGTCACCTTGATACAACTCTGGGTTGGTCGTCAGGCCGGCAGGACATTTCACGTTACAGTTCTTAGCCATTACACACTTAAGCATCATCAATGCTGTGGTACCGAACTCGAACGAGTCTCCACCCATGATGGCGGATTTAATCACGTCGATACCGGTTTGGTGTGCGTTCGAACAGCGCAGAGTGACTTTATCACGCAGGCCATTTTCACTCAGAGCTTGATGCACTTCGGCAATACCAATTTCAGCGGCACGGCCAGTATTCTTCAAACTGGTTACGGCAGCTGCACCTGTACCACCGGTGTTACCAGCCACGTTGATAATATCTGCACCGGCTTTGGCGACACCAACAGCAATAGTCCCGATGCCTTCAGACGACACCAGCTTAACAATTACACGTACACGTGCGGCTTTGGCGTCATGAATCAGCTGGCCTAAATCTTCAATCGAGTAGGTATCGTGATGTGGCGGCGGGCTGACAAGTTCCACACCCGGAGTACCACCACGCGCAGCAGCGATTTCGACCGTTACTTTTGGTGACGGCAACTGACCACCTTCACCCGGCTTCGCCCCTTGGGCAATCTTGATTTCGATCTCCTCAAGCTGTGGGTCTGCTAGGTAGCCAACCCAAACGCCGAAACGACCTGAAGCAAACTGCTTAATCTTGCTCGATTTGATCGAATTGAAGCGAGAAGAGTGTTCGCCACCTTCACCTGAGTTACTCATCGCCCCTGCGATATTAGTACCTTGTGCTACGGCTTGGTGAGCATTGGCATTTAGGGCGCCGTGGCTCATTGCGCCTGAAGCAAAGGCTGGTGTAATAAGGTGAGCGGGTTCGACCTGTTCAAGCGCAATTGGCGGCTTGGTCGATTTCACGCGAGACAAAAAGCTTTCAAGAACAGGTTTCGTGGTGAGCTCTATCGAGTCTCCAACCACAGCGACATGTTCAATTTTTTCTGACCACGTTGTTTCAATCGCAATTCTAAGTGAGTTAGTGAGTTCACGGTTGTTCAGTGTTAGGACGAATTGATTCGACTCTTTAGAAGAGGCTTGAACCTCTAAACCTGACCACAAGTAGTTCACATTCCCTTCAAAATGGAAACGATCCAGCAAGTGAGAGAACTCATCAGCACTTTGAGCCTGATTGAAGTTCAGTGGTAGTAGTAAGATATCGCGCAGTGTTGCCGGGCGAGTTTCACGCTCACGGTACAAGTTGTCAGCAAAGGCACGATAAGCAGGCGTTACTTGGAACTTATCGATCTCTTCAGGGCTGAGTTTTTCATAACCGGTCTGCTTGTATGCGATGTCTTCGCTGGTGGCGACGGTGGATTCGAGGGCTTGCTCAGCAACTGGGTCAACGTAGCGCACCTCTTCCTGCGTCATGTTGATGTACTCACGAACCGCAGTATTACCGAAGCTGTGGCCCGCACCATCTTGACGCTCTTTAAATAGTCCCAGTAGTGGAATTTGATTCTCTTCGTTGATCGCTAGGGCTTTAAAGTGCCACTTTGCTGAGCTCCACGCGAGATCATCAAACTGTGCACCGCCAACTGGCGAGCTGATATTCGGGAAGAAACTGATGAGTTGTTCTGAATCGGTATCCAAGAAGTTAGACTCGAAGAACTCACCACCGATATAACTCTCTACCGTACAAAGGCCAAATTTACCCATGGTCTTCATCAAGGATTTTTCACAGGCTTTCTGGAAGTTCTTTAATCCTTGTTCAATCGATTGGTTGTTACACAGTGTTTTCGCTCGGTGGTAGACAGAGATTGGGCAGACGGCTGAGATACCAAAACCTAATAGACAGGCGATGTCATGGCTACTTGCTGCCTGACCCGTTTGGTAAATCACGCTTGCATCGAAACGCAGACCACGCTTAATAAGTCTTTGGTTGACGGCTGTTGCAACAAGAATTGCTGGCAGTGCAGCCTTGCCATTGCCAATCTGTTTGTCGCTCAATACGACAATATTGGTGCCGTTTTCTACCGAAGCCTGAATCTGGTCACAGAGTTCCGTGAGCGCTTCAGCAACGCGTGCGGCGTTATCTTCTCGGCTGTTCAATGTTGGATTGAAAAGGGCATCAAATGTTTCAACTTTGATTCGATCTTGCGAGAAAATCTGTTCAAGTTGTTGAGGCTGTAGAATTGGAGAGTTAAGAACCAATTGTACGGTTTCGCTAGGGCTGAAGTTAGGTTTGGCGCCCAGCGCAACACGCAGTGTCATGCCATCTGATTCACGCAAAGAGTCGAGAGGTGGGTTGGTGACCTGTGCAAAACGTTGGCTGAAGTACTTGGACATGCCACCTTCTTCATCGGTCAGTACGTTTGGGGCAAGGCCAAAGCCC
It encodes the following:
- a CDS encoding glutamate synthase-related protein, whose translation is MNQESRSLYDREHEHSSCGVGFITDKTGEQTHQLLSLAHQALCTIPHRGGMNAEGIGDGAGVNIDLSINFYRHLLKTSNLESGDFGVANFFFPFNREHHAQAKQLIEENLSKYQLDIALWREVPIDPSAVNDASRQVQQSIQQVVFLNGDLSRNADLFEHQINLALGEIESVGFTDDALSGFYPLSMSSKTQVYKGRLNSWEVVPYFSDLSHPEHHITTLFFHTRFSTNTAPATMMAQPFRRMAHNGELNTDKKNRLSEDAIARQQKKRVIFPKGQSDSARLDQTLARRVVEDELDIVTAVLAMMPPAWENDERLSPEVKAMLEYFSLSEEKNDGPAALIFSDGQKVGARLDRLGLRPLRSVETDRYLAVMSEAGQIDFPAEEIVRFGRIQAGGMIYFDHATGRSYETNEILETLAKERNYSALLESARITLGDLETASLDNVTENENFSAYSRHVAYSLNQESFKFFLDPMIEHGAEKITAMGFGLAPNVLTDEEGGMSKYFSQRFAQVTNPPLDSLRESDGMTLRVALGAKPNFSPSETVQLVLNSPILQPQQLEQIFSQDRIKVETFDALFNPTLNSREDNAARVAEALTELCDQIQASVENGTNIVVLSDKQIGNGKAALPAILVATAVNQRLIKRGLRFDASVIYQTGQAASSHDIACLLGFGISAVCPISVYHRAKTLCNNQSIEQGLKNFQKACEKSLMKTMGKFGLCTVESYIGGEFFESNFLDTDSEQLISFFPNISSPVGGAQFDDLAWSSAKWHFKALAINEENQIPLLGLFKERQDGAGHSFGNTAVREYINMTQEEVRYVDPVAEQALESTVATSEDIAYKQTGYEKLSPEEIDKFQVTPAYRAFADNLYRERETRPATLRDILLLPLNFNQAQSADEFSHLLDRFHFEGNVNYLWSGLEVQASSKESNQFVLTLNNRELTNSLRIAIETTWSEKIEHVAVVGDSIELTTKPVLESFLSRVKSTKPPIALEQVEPAHLITPAFASGAMSHGALNANAHQAVAQGTNIAGAMSNSGEGGEHSSRFNSIKSSKIKQFASGRFGVWVGYLADPQLEEIEIKIAQGAKPGEGGQLPSPKVTVEIAAARGGTPGVELVSPPPHHDTYSIEDLGQLIHDAKAARVRVIVKLVSSEGIGTIAVGVAKAGADIINVAGNTGGTGAAAVTSLKNTGRAAEIGIAEVHQALSENGLRDKVTLRCSNAHQTGIDVIKSAIMGGDSFEFGTTALMMLKCVMAKNCNVKCPAGLTTNPELYQGDPRALAQYFLNVAHEVREILARLGYSSLQAIRGKSELLHLANHHSIVGKLNVTGLLREVDLVKVAKPVYLEADFTPDDNLIEQLLADYFEQEERNIVLDAGKLNNRNKSTGGQLSIDIERALNYQSKAQQHPATLTAANGRRFFDAESIVVKSHGSAGQSYAAFNNSGLVMEHTGTCNDGVGKGSSGGHIVVRSPSQRKLKAGNNVLIGNFALFGATGGQAFVQGEAGDRFAVRNSGAVAVVEGVGDFCCEYMTNGSVINLGGFGKGFGNGMSGGIAYQYDIDGQFVNSCSADSVLTVPLIEQNPGYEEALKWHLEQHVRFTGSLKAQRILNDWPTSRTLFTLVVPFALLHSQHPESILTSHTRKQMLEELIQGQANNLIEVVHFAYRDQKALANGLSPQYGDMDTPLICDLLTHSGVLHRAHQLAKNSASDAQAIQRMFELKDKKLYDQLLKDVKEAVSNYSDDELSVLLANKRIQDYKASLERRDVWDTHSRGTTVWIMAREQDISKEMKAIEPLNQRLATLYCYTFADVIREQIEQAEQEAHTQNNWVYS